The proteins below are encoded in one region of Marinobacter sp. F4206:
- the queC gene encoding 7-cyano-7-deazaguanine synthase QueC produces the protein MTDTVVVIYSGGMDSYTLLHLARERGYQVHALSFNYGQRHVRELECAASVCQSLGIPHKVIDIRAMSEVMSGSALTSGIEVPEGHYEEDSMKATVVPNRNMILLSLATGYAVTVGAGAVWYGAHGGDHAIYPDCRPEFVEKMDAVCRVANYEPVGIEAPFMSMDKGRILAEGLQLGLDYSQTWTCYNGRDRACGRCGSCVERLEAFAANGVTDPLEYEVRA, from the coding sequence ATGACTGATACCGTGGTTGTAATCTATTCCGGAGGCATGGACTCCTACACCCTGCTGCACCTGGCTCGCGAACGCGGCTATCAGGTTCATGCACTGTCCTTCAATTATGGCCAGCGTCATGTCCGGGAGCTGGAGTGCGCGGCTTCCGTCTGCCAGTCTCTGGGTATTCCCCACAAGGTGATTGATATCCGGGCCATGAGCGAGGTGATGTCCGGCTCGGCCCTGACCTCCGGAATTGAAGTGCCCGAAGGCCACTACGAAGAGGACAGCATGAAGGCCACGGTGGTGCCTAACCGCAACATGATCTTGTTGTCCCTCGCTACCGGTTATGCGGTGACGGTGGGCGCCGGCGCCGTCTGGTATGGCGCGCACGGAGGTGACCACGCCATCTATCCGGATTGCCGACCGGAATTCGTGGAGAAGATGGACGCGGTGTGCCGGGTCGCGAATTACGAGCCGGTGGGGATCGAGGCGCCATTCATGTCCATGGACAAGGGCCGTATTCTGGCCGAGGGCCTGCAACTCGGGCTGGATTACAGTCAGACCTGGACCTGCTACAACGGCCGGGACCGGGCCTGCGGTCGTTGCGGTTCCTGCGTCGAGCGCCTTGAAGCGTTTGCCGCCAACGGCGTGACGGATCCGCTGGAATACGAGGTGCGTGCCTGA
- the queE gene encoding 7-carboxy-7-deazaguanine synthase, whose protein sequence is MYRVKEAFYTLQGEGAQAGRAAVFCRFSKCNLWTGREKDRATAVCNFCDTDFVGTDGQNGGRFETPEALAEHIRRLWPDAPGRPYVVCTGGEPLLQLDGPLIEAFHRTGFEVGVETNGTLPAPAGIDWLCVSPKADAPVVVETCDELKLVYPQPLAMPERFRHIRADHYFLSPMASPAAPENGQDPVKQSNTRKATDYCLAHPEWRLTLQMHKIIGID, encoded by the coding sequence ATGTACCGGGTAAAGGAAGCCTTTTACACGCTTCAGGGCGAAGGCGCCCAGGCCGGGCGGGCGGCGGTGTTCTGTCGGTTCAGCAAATGCAACCTGTGGACCGGCCGGGAAAAGGACCGGGCGACCGCAGTCTGTAATTTCTGTGACACCGATTTCGTCGGTACCGATGGCCAGAACGGCGGCCGTTTTGAAACGCCGGAGGCTCTGGCCGAGCACATCCGCCGTCTGTGGCCGGATGCGCCAGGACGACCCTACGTCGTTTGTACCGGGGGCGAACCACTGCTGCAGCTGGACGGACCTTTGATTGAGGCCTTTCACCGTACGGGATTCGAGGTGGGGGTAGAGACCAACGGCACGCTTCCGGCCCCGGCGGGGATTGACTGGTTGTGTGTCAGCCCCAAGGCCGATGCGCCCGTCGTGGTGGAAACCTGCGACGAACTCAAGCTGGTGTATCCGCAACCGTTGGCGATGCCCGAGCGTTTCCGACACATCCGTGCCGACCATTATTTTCTCTCACCGATGGCGTCCCCGGCGGCCCCCGAGAACGGACAAGATCCGGTCAAGCAGAGCAACACCCGCAAGGCCACCGACTACTGTCTTGCTCACCCCGAGTGGCGTCTGACCCTGCAGATGCACAAAATCATCGGAATCGACTGA
- a CDS encoding AraC family transcriptional regulator: protein MRASVSTAQDLGMPAIYLHLLAELLHTIGVDERGLLLRVGLDPHRLNATDLRVSQAQASEFVTRAIIESGEPGLGIMLARELKMPLHGALGTAVMSSRTLEEALELMTRYLTLRAPHLHVTKRRGGSNAWYTVTCDMDLGPLQGFIMDAMLFGCIFMGAQLTGAIVEGSRVLRRGPEPAYFHRFRQLLPVPVEYGATEDALVIPVSQLDLPIRFSDDQLAASSRSQCEEALRQLTEDAGFACRVRRVIETSHPFPPKLARVAATLFVSERTLKRRLQEENASFQALVDRVRLERAGELLTNTGMNLSQIADALGYADAANFTRAFKRWTGTSPSQYRNNARRPPGTSVTAVLTATV, encoded by the coding sequence ATGCGCGCCTCAGTCTCAACTGCACAGGACCTGGGCATGCCGGCCATCTATCTGCACCTGCTGGCCGAACTGCTGCATACCATTGGTGTCGATGAACGGGGCCTTCTGCTCCGGGTCGGCCTGGACCCGCACCGGCTGAATGCCACCGACCTCCGGGTGAGTCAAGCCCAGGCCAGCGAATTCGTGACCCGGGCCATCATCGAAAGCGGCGAACCGGGGCTGGGTATCATGCTGGCTCGGGAGCTGAAAATGCCGCTGCATGGGGCCCTGGGCACCGCCGTTATGAGCAGTCGTACGCTGGAAGAAGCCCTGGAGCTGATGACCCGCTACCTGACCCTGCGTGCGCCGCACCTGCACGTCACCAAACGACGTGGCGGCAGCAACGCCTGGTACACGGTCACCTGCGATATGGATCTGGGTCCACTGCAGGGCTTCATCATGGATGCCATGCTGTTCGGTTGCATTTTCATGGGGGCGCAACTGACCGGCGCCATTGTGGAAGGCTCCCGAGTCCTGCGCCGGGGTCCCGAGCCCGCTTACTTCCACCGCTTCCGGCAGCTGCTGCCGGTACCGGTGGAGTACGGCGCAACGGAAGATGCACTGGTGATTCCGGTCTCACAGCTGGATCTGCCGATCCGCTTCAGCGATGACCAGCTCGCGGCGTCCTCCCGGAGCCAGTGTGAGGAGGCCCTGCGGCAATTGACGGAAGATGCGGGGTTTGCCTGCCGGGTCCGCCGGGTAATCGAAACCAGTCACCCGTTCCCACCGAAACTGGCACGGGTGGCAGCCACCCTGTTCGTGTCCGAACGCACGCTCAAACGCCGACTGCAGGAGGAAAATGCCAGTTTCCAGGCCCTGGTGGACCGGGTGCGGCTGGAACGGGCCGGGGAACTCTTGACCAACACCGGGATGAATCTGAGTCAGATTGCCGACGCTCTCGGCTACGCCGATGCGGCCAACTTCACCCGTGCCTTCAAACGCTGGACCGGAACCAGCCCAAGCCAGTATCGCAACAATGCACGGCGTCCACCGGGGACATCGGTGACAGCCGTGCTGACCGCCACGGTATGA
- a CDS encoding alpha/beta fold hydrolase, with the protein MRIPTPNLWPAARTGQRLLLQARRRETRLDNHRLVYLERGRPGPDQPTVVLIHGFAAMKENWGFWLQRLPRHWHLLVPDLPGLGESEYRTEASYSYESQARRLRDWLDGFPTRNIHLAGSSMGGAIAAILAHKLEPAPRSVTLLNSAGIPEHPDVDPDAPFESDRDSLLIPRDWKGVYRMFNSIGSGRPTVSGMAMTGLLGPDLLQRTDALHHIFGDMLADALAPVRYLGESTPPLQVQWGDRDVITPTRCVNWFATATPHAEVHIFRGVGHLPMLENPGRSAAVLQDFVQRHNQ; encoded by the coding sequence ATGAGAATCCCTACCCCAAACCTATGGCCTGCAGCCCGAACCGGACAGCGCCTGCTGTTGCAGGCCCGGCGCCGTGAAACCCGGCTGGACAACCACCGGCTGGTGTATCTGGAACGTGGCAGGCCCGGTCCCGACCAGCCCACCGTGGTACTGATCCACGGCTTCGCCGCCATGAAAGAGAACTGGGGGTTCTGGCTGCAACGCCTGCCCCGGCACTGGCACCTGCTGGTCCCAGACCTGCCCGGTCTGGGCGAAAGCGAGTATCGGACAGAGGCCAGTTACAGCTACGAGTCCCAGGCACGGCGCCTGCGCGACTGGCTGGACGGCTTTCCGACCCGCAATATTCATCTGGCCGGCAGCTCCATGGGCGGCGCCATTGCCGCGATCCTCGCCCACAAACTGGAGCCGGCACCGCGGTCCGTAACCTTGCTCAACAGCGCCGGTATCCCGGAACATCCCGACGTTGATCCGGATGCCCCCTTCGAATCGGATCGGGACAGCCTGCTGATTCCCCGGGACTGGAAAGGCGTATACCGCATGTTCAACAGCATCGGCAGTGGCCGGCCCACGGTATCCGGCATGGCCATGACCGGCCTGCTGGGACCCGATCTGCTGCAACGTACAGACGCCCTGCACCATATTTTCGGTGACATGCTGGCGGACGCCCTCGCACCCGTGCGCTACCTGGGCGAATCGACGCCCCCCCTGCAAGTGCAGTGGGGCGACCGGGACGTCATCACACCCACCCGTTGCGTGAACTGGTTTGCGACCGCGACACCGCATGCTGAAGTTCACATTTTCCGAGGCGTCGGCCACCTGCCCATGCTGGAAAACCCGGGACGTTCAGCGGCGGTTCTGCAGGACTTTGTCCAGCGCCACAACCAGTAA